Proteins from a genomic interval of Phenylobacterium sp. LH3H17:
- a CDS encoding glutamate synthase subunit beta codes for MGKPTGFLEIERQDRVYDAPSERLKTWKEFTQPLATSAVAGQAARCMDCGIPFCHTGCPVNNQIPDFNNLVYRDQWQAALENLQSTNNFPEFTGRVCPAPCEAACTLNIVDAPVTIKTIECQIVDRGWDEGWIKPQGSPRGTGKRIAVVGSGPAGLACAQQLARAGHAPTVFEKSDRIGGLLRYGIPDFKMEKHLIDRRIAQMEQEGVIFRTNFEVGVTVSVQRLLDDYDVLVMAGGAENPRDLEIPGRELTGVHYAMDFLTQQNKRNAGDDELRAAPTGAISATGKHVIVIGGGDTGSDCIGTSNRHGAASVTQLEIMPQPPARENKFMTWPDWPLKLRTSSSQEEGCERDFAVTTKQVLGSNGKVEAIECARIEWVTGEGGRQTPQEVPGSAFKLPADLVLLAMGFVGPRHNEFIEQAAVELDPRGNVKAPVTDYKTSTPNIFSCGDMRRGQSLVVWAIREGRQCAQAVDAYLMGVSKLPR; via the coding sequence ATGGGCAAGCCCACCGGCTTTCTTGAGATCGAACGCCAGGACCGCGTCTATGACGCCCCGTCCGAGCGCCTGAAGACCTGGAAGGAGTTCACCCAGCCGCTGGCGACGTCGGCCGTGGCCGGCCAGGCCGCGCGCTGCATGGATTGCGGGATTCCGTTCTGCCACACCGGCTGTCCGGTCAATAACCAGATCCCCGACTTCAACAACCTGGTCTATCGCGACCAGTGGCAGGCGGCGCTGGAGAACCTGCAGTCGACCAACAACTTCCCGGAGTTCACCGGGCGGGTCTGTCCCGCGCCCTGCGAGGCTGCCTGCACGCTGAACATCGTCGATGCGCCCGTGACCATAAAGACCATCGAATGCCAGATCGTCGATCGCGGCTGGGACGAGGGCTGGATCAAGCCGCAGGGTTCGCCCCGCGGCACCGGCAAGCGCATCGCGGTGGTGGGTTCGGGCCCGGCGGGGCTGGCCTGCGCTCAACAGCTGGCCCGGGCCGGCCATGCGCCCACCGTGTTCGAGAAGAGCGACCGGATCGGCGGCCTGCTGCGCTACGGCATCCCGGACTTCAAGATGGAGAAGCATCTGATCGATCGCCGGATCGCCCAGATGGAGCAGGAAGGCGTGATCTTCCGCACCAATTTCGAGGTCGGTGTCACCGTTTCGGTCCAGCGCCTGCTGGACGATTACGACGTGCTTGTCATGGCCGGCGGGGCGGAGAACCCGCGCGATCTGGAGATCCCCGGCCGCGAGCTCACCGGCGTCCACTACGCCATGGATTTCCTCACTCAGCAGAACAAGCGCAACGCCGGCGACGACGAGCTGCGCGCCGCGCCCACAGGCGCGATCTCGGCAACCGGCAAGCATGTGATCGTGATCGGCGGCGGCGACACGGGCAGCGACTGCATCGGCACCTCGAACCGCCATGGCGCGGCCTCGGTCACTCAGCTCGAGATCATGCCGCAGCCGCCGGCTCGCGAGAACAAGTTCATGACCTGGCCGGACTGGCCGCTGAAGCTGCGCACCTCGTCCAGCCAGGAAGAGGGCTGTGAGCGCGATTTCGCCGTGACCACCAAGCAGGTGCTGGGCTCCAACGGCAAGGTCGAGGCCATCGAGTGCGCCCGCATCGAATGGGTGACCGGCGAGGGCGGTCGCCAGACCCCGCAGGAGGTCCCGGGCAGCGCCTTCAAGCTGCCGGCCGATCTGGTCCTGCTGGCCATGGGCTTCGTCGGGCCGCGGCACAATGAATTCATCGAACAGGCCGCCGTCGAGTTGGACCCCCGCGGCAACGTCAAGGCCCCGGTGACGGACTACAAGACCTCGACACCGAACATCTTCTCCTGCGGCGACATGCGGCGCGGCCAGTCCCTGGTGGTCTGGGCGATCCGCGAGGGCCGCCAGTGCGCCCAGGCCGTCGACGCCTATCTGATGGGCGTCAGCAAGCTGCCAAGGTAG
- a CDS encoding amidohydrolase family protein, giving the protein MTAFRAAAFAAVLALVPGLAAAQPEPLTVYSGATLIDGTGASPKPGMSILVRGERIERVWREGEIALKLPPQTKVVDVSGQYVLPGLTDSHQHLATPPARAWAEAELKRSLYGGITSIRDMADDLRNVSDLARATRIGEIAGPDIYYAALMAGPSFFEDSRVHAASRGAKAGEVGWMQAIGPQTDLSLAVAQARGLGASAIKVYANLPGETVAAIAAEAHRQGVPIWAHAAVFPATPEQVLDAKADVVSHVCMLAYQVSAPIPGQYHNRAAVEESRFGKGVHPEMARLYDRMRADGVVLDATVRIYEAMKGRPTKPYCSTELAARLTREALEAGVSISAGTDGASAPEAAYPALHEELELLVDRAGFTPMQAIVAATRNGALSVRRDPDFGTIEAGKLANLVFVAKDPTADIGNLRTVVTTVKRGVAYSRADYDPKADLAARRSQP; this is encoded by the coding sequence ATGACCGCTTTCCGCGCCGCGGCGTTCGCCGCCGTCCTCGCCCTGGTTCCCGGCCTCGCCGCCGCGCAGCCAGAACCGCTCACCGTCTACAGCGGCGCGACCCTGATCGACGGGACCGGCGCGTCGCCGAAGCCCGGCATGTCGATCCTGGTCAGGGGAGAGCGCATCGAGCGGGTCTGGCGGGAGGGGGAGATCGCCCTCAAGCTGCCGCCGCAGACCAAGGTGGTGGACGTTTCCGGCCAGTACGTCCTGCCCGGCCTGACCGACAGCCACCAGCATCTGGCCACGCCGCCGGCGCGGGCCTGGGCCGAGGCGGAGCTGAAGCGCAGCCTCTATGGCGGGATCACCTCGATCCGCGACATGGCCGACGACCTGCGCAACGTGTCCGACCTGGCTCGGGCGACGCGGATCGGCGAGATCGCCGGTCCCGACATCTACTACGCCGCGCTGATGGCCGGGCCGTCGTTCTTCGAGGACAGTCGCGTTCACGCGGCCTCGCGCGGCGCCAAGGCGGGCGAGGTCGGCTGGATGCAGGCGATCGGACCGCAGACCGACCTGTCGCTGGCGGTGGCCCAGGCGCGCGGTCTCGGCGCCTCGGCGATCAAGGTCTATGCGAACCTGCCGGGCGAGACCGTGGCCGCGATCGCCGCCGAGGCTCACCGCCAGGGCGTGCCGATCTGGGCCCATGCGGCGGTGTTTCCCGCCACGCCCGAGCAGGTGCTGGACGCCAAGGCCGACGTGGTCAGCCATGTCTGCATGCTGGCCTACCAGGTGTCAGCCCCGATCCCCGGCCAGTACCACAACCGCGCCGCCGTCGAAGAGAGCCGCTTCGGCAAGGGTGTCCACCCCGAGATGGCCAGACTCTACGACAGGATGAGGGCCGACGGCGTGGTGTTGGACGCCACGGTGCGGATCTACGAGGCCATGAAGGGCCGCCCGACCAAGCCCTATTGTTCGACGGAGCTGGCCGCGCGGCTGACGCGCGAGGCGCTTGAGGCGGGCGTCAGTATCTCGGCCGGCACCGACGGCGCCTCGGCCCCGGAGGCCGCCTATCCCGCCCTGCACGAGGAGCTGGAATTGCTGGTGGACAGGGCCGGCTTCACGCCCATGCAGGCCATCGTGGCGGCCACGCGCAACGGCGCGCTCTCGGTGCGCCGGGACCCCGACTTCGGGACCATCGAGGCCGGCAAGCTGGCCAACCTGGTGTTCGTCGCCAAGGACCCCACCGCCGACATAGGCAACCTGCGCACCGTGGTCACCACCGTGAAGCGCGGCGTGGCCTATTCCCGCGCCGACTACGATCCCAAGGCCGACCTGGCCGCACGAAGGAGCCAGCCATGA
- a CDS encoding dipeptidase gives MISRRQTLGFAAALAAGPALARTEKPIIVNALGGLSNPNLQIGRPAGPAADTSVTDFDARGLRDAKASGLTAVNITLGYVAGPQEPYAYTLKTLDVWDRIIADNAADLTLVRKAADIAKAGAAGRIGVIYGFQNAVQIGEKLERIDEFAARGVRIVQLTYNLPNILGDGSMAPENRGLTPAGREVVAGLNRARLMVDLSHSGERTCLDALAESKAPISINHTGCRALTDLPRNKTDAELRGVAEKGGFVGIYFMPFLKPTSQASAADVAAHIEHALKICGEDHVGIGTDGSVATIDDMEAYKAALAQEHAERKAAGIAAKGERADTQPFVMDLRGPDQFRKLAGLLKARGHSQRVIDKVMGRNFVSYAERVWG, from the coding sequence ATGATCTCCCGCCGCCAGACCCTCGGCTTCGCCGCCGCCCTCGCGGCAGGACCGGCCCTCGCTCGCACCGAAAAGCCGATTATCGTCAACGCCTTGGGGGGACTATCGAACCCCAACCTGCAGATCGGCCGCCCCGCGGGGCCGGCTGCGGACACCTCGGTAACGGACTTCGACGCCCGGGGCCTGCGCGACGCCAAGGCATCCGGCCTGACGGCGGTGAACATCACGCTGGGCTATGTGGCCGGGCCGCAGGAGCCTTACGCCTATACGCTGAAGACCCTCGATGTCTGGGACAGGATCATCGCCGACAACGCCGCCGACCTGACCCTGGTGCGAAAGGCGGCCGACATCGCCAAGGCCGGAGCGGCCGGCAGGATCGGCGTGATCTACGGCTTCCAGAACGCTGTGCAGATCGGCGAGAAGCTGGAGCGCATCGACGAGTTCGCCGCGCGCGGCGTGCGGATCGTCCAGCTCACCTACAACCTCCCCAACATCCTGGGCGACGGCTCGATGGCGCCGGAGAACCGCGGCCTGACGCCGGCGGGACGTGAGGTGGTGGCAGGCCTTAACCGCGCCCGGCTGATGGTCGACCTGTCGCACTCCGGCGAGCGGACCTGCCTGGACGCCCTGGCCGAGTCCAAGGCGCCCATTTCGATCAACCACACCGGCTGCCGGGCGCTGACCGACCTGCCGCGCAACAAGACCGACGCCGAGCTGCGCGGGGTGGCGGAGAAGGGGGGCTTCGTCGGAATCTACTTCATGCCGTTCCTGAAACCGACCAGCCAGGCCAGCGCCGCCGACGTGGCGGCCCATATCGAGCACGCGCTGAAGATCTGCGGCGAAGACCATGTGGGGATCGGCACCGACGGCTCGGTGGCCACCATCGACGACATGGAGGCCTACAAGGCCGCGCTGGCCCAGGAGCATGCCGAGCGAAAGGCCGCCGGCATCGCCGCCAAGGGCGAGCGGGCCGACACTCAGCCCTTCGTCATGGATCTGCGCGGGCCTGACCAGTTCCGCAAGCTGGCGGGGCTTCTGAAAGCGCGGGGCCACAGCCAGCGGGTGATCGACAAGGTGATGGGCCGGAACTTCGTCAGCTACGCCGAGCGCGTCTGGGGCTAG
- a CDS encoding inorganic phosphate transporter: MDLLGFTPLLIFLVVVALAFDFLNGLHDAANSIATIVATRVLPPFAAVAWAAFFNFIAFLFFGLHVAKTVGAGLIEPNLITDGLIFSALMGAIGWNLLTWWAAIPSSSSHALIGGLVGAGLAKAGTDAVIWVGLNKTLAAIVLSPGTGFVLALLLTLIVSWSFIRFTPFAVDGVFRKMQFVSASLYSLGHGGNDAQKTMGIIAALLIAHGMGPASGEFHVPLWVVLSCQAAMGLGTLFGGWRIVHTMGSKITRLTPMQGFCAETGGAITLFAATSLGVPVSTTHTITGAIVGVGAARRVSAVRWGVARRIVTAWVITIPAAAAISAVTYWVAGRFMG, encoded by the coding sequence GTGGACCTTCTCGGCTTCACGCCGCTCCTGATCTTCCTGGTCGTCGTCGCCCTGGCGTTCGACTTCCTGAACGGCCTGCACGATGCGGCCAACTCCATCGCCACCATCGTGGCGACCCGTGTGTTGCCGCCCTTCGCGGCCGTGGCCTGGGCGGCCTTCTTCAACTTCATCGCCTTCCTGTTCTTCGGCCTGCACGTGGCCAAGACGGTGGGCGCGGGGCTCATCGAGCCCAACCTGATCACCGACGGCCTGATCTTCTCGGCCCTGATGGGCGCCATCGGCTGGAACCTGCTCACCTGGTGGGCGGCGATCCCGTCATCGTCCTCCCACGCCCTGATCGGCGGGCTGGTGGGCGCGGGCCTGGCCAAGGCCGGGACGGACGCGGTGATCTGGGTCGGCCTCAACAAGACCCTGGCGGCCATCGTGCTGTCGCCCGGCACGGGCTTCGTCCTGGCCCTGCTCCTGACCCTGATCGTCTCGTGGTCCTTCATCCGCTTCACCCCGTTCGCGGTGGATGGGGTTTTCCGCAAGATGCAGTTCGTCTCGGCCTCGCTCTACTCGCTGGGCCATGGCGGCAATGACGCCCAGAAGACCATGGGCATCATCGCCGCCCTTCTGATCGCCCACGGCATGGGCCCGGCCTCAGGCGAGTTCCACGTGCCGCTGTGGGTGGTGCTGTCCTGTCAGGCGGCCATGGGACTGGGGACGCTGTTCGGCGGCTGGCGGATCGTCCACACCATGGGCTCGAAGATCACCAGGCTGACCCCCATGCAAGGCTTCTGCGCCGAGACCGGCGGGGCCATCACCCTGTTCGCGGCCACCAGCCTGGGCGTGCCGGTCTCCACAACCCACACCATCACCGGCGCCATCGTCGGCGTCGGCGCGGCGCGGCGGGTCTCGGCGGTGCGCTGGGGCGTGGCGCGGCGGATCGTAACGGCCTGGGTGATCACCATCCCGGCGGCCGCGGCGATCTCGGCGGTCACCTATTGGGTGGCCGGGCGGTTCATGGGCTAG
- a CDS encoding DUF47 domain-containing protein codes for MLSWFQAMMPKEEKFFHLFRAHAETLVEGAAALRDVLKGGDGVPAACARVVAHENAADEITREVLTAVRRTFITPFDRSDIKDLTTSLDDAIDQMQKTAKVITLFELREFEDPMREMADIIVEAALLTREAVGLLDKMRQNAHRLNELTEHITQIEDRSDAIYDAGRKALFLAHRAGDPMAFVVGVDIYGHLEKVMDRFEDVANRISGIVIEQV; via the coding sequence ATGCTGAGCTGGTTTCAGGCGATGATGCCGAAGGAAGAGAAGTTCTTCCACCTGTTCAGGGCCCATGCCGAGACCCTGGTCGAGGGCGCCGCCGCCCTGCGCGACGTCCTGAAGGGCGGCGACGGCGTGCCCGCCGCCTGCGCCCGGGTGGTGGCTCATGAGAACGCCGCCGACGAGATCACCCGTGAGGTGCTGACCGCCGTCCGCCGGACCTTCATCACCCCCTTCGACCGCAGCGACATCAAGGACCTGACCACCTCGCTCGACGACGCCATCGACCAGATGCAGAAGACCGCCAAGGTCATCACCCTGTTCGAGCTGCGCGAGTTCGAAGATCCCATGCGCGAGATGGCCGACATCATCGTCGAGGCCGCGCTGCTGACCCGTGAGGCGGTCGGCCTGCTGGACAAGATGCGCCAGAACGCCCACCGGCTGAACGAGTTGACCGAGCATATCACCCAGATCGAGGACCGCTCAGACGCGATCTACGACGCCGGACGCAAGGCGCTGTTCCTGGCCCACCGCGCCGGAGACCCCATGGCCTTCGTGGTCGGCGTCGACATCTACGGCCACCTGGAGAAGGTGATGGACCGCTTCGAAGACGTGGCGAACCGCATCAGCGGCATCGTGATCGAGCAGGTCTAG
- a CDS encoding LysE family translocator: MVVWTDWIAFGLIALGMAMTPGPNMIYLISRSISQGRRAGFMSLAGVAAGFIFYMVSAVIGLTAIVMAVPIAYDVMRITGACYLAWLAWQALKPGAASPFAVRELEPHGDARLFAMGLFTNLLNPKAAVLYLSLLPQFMHPERGDILAQGMILGATQITASVACNGVMILAAGSVARFLAARPTWAMVQRWLMGTVLGALAVRMALDSRR; encoded by the coding sequence ATGGTCGTCTGGACGGACTGGATCGCTTTCGGACTGATCGCGCTGGGCATGGCCATGACGCCCGGCCCCAACATGATCTACCTGATCTCGCGGTCCATCAGCCAGGGCCGCCGCGCGGGGTTCATGTCCCTGGCCGGGGTGGCGGCCGGGTTCATCTTCTACATGGTCTCGGCCGTGATCGGCCTGACGGCGATCGTCATGGCCGTGCCGATCGCCTATGACGTGATGCGGATCACCGGCGCCTGCTACCTGGCCTGGCTGGCCTGGCAGGCGTTGAAGCCCGGCGCCGCCTCCCCCTTCGCGGTGCGCGAGCTGGAGCCGCACGGCGACGCCCGGCTCTTCGCCATGGGCCTGTTCACCAACCTGCTGAACCCCAAGGCCGCGGTGCTTTACCTCTCGCTGCTGCCGCAGTTCATGCACCCCGAGCGCGGCGACATCCTGGCCCAGGGCATGATCCTGGGCGCCACCCAGATCACGGCCAGCGTGGCCTGCAACGGGGTGATGATCCTGGCCGCCGGCTCGGTGGCCAGGTTCCTGGCCGCCCGCCCGACCTGGGCCATGGTCCAGCGCTGGCTGATGGGCACGGTGCTGGGCGCCCTGGCGGTACGGATGGCGCTGGACAGCCGACGCTAG
- a CDS encoding peptidylprolyl isomerase, producing the protein MLRLFTFCMAALSISAAAQAADWRSLDPTETLVIETSKGTIVVEMRPDLAPRAVERIKLLAREGVYDGLLFHRVIEDFVDQTGNPDNKDGGVSRHPDLAPEFTFRLKPDQPHPIVRDTSDAVEGFVGSTPFIGAQDLLDTNPLGRRATGAYCPGVAGMGRQEAVTTANSEIFFMRQASRRLDGDYTVWGRVVKGLDVVRAMAVGEPPANPDRMIRVRVAADIPAAERPRVEVLDERGAAFKALVGRVRAARGADFTVCDIEIPTR; encoded by the coding sequence ATGCTTCGTCTATTCACTTTCTGTATGGCCGCCCTGTCGATTTCGGCCGCCGCCCAGGCCGCCGACTGGCGGTCCCTCGATCCCACCGAGACCCTGGTCATCGAGACCTCCAAGGGAACGATCGTCGTGGAGATGCGGCCCGATCTGGCGCCCAGGGCGGTGGAGCGGATCAAGCTGCTGGCGCGGGAGGGGGTCTATGACGGCCTGCTGTTCCACCGGGTGATCGAGGACTTCGTCGACCAGACCGGCAACCCGGACAACAAGGACGGCGGGGTCTCCAGACACCCCGACCTGGCGCCGGAGTTCACCTTCCGCCTCAAACCCGACCAGCCCCACCCCATCGTCCGCGACACCAGCGACGCGGTGGAGGGCTTCGTCGGATCGACGCCCTTCATCGGCGCCCAGGACCTGCTGGATACGAACCCGCTGGGCCGCCGCGCAACCGGCGCCTACTGCCCCGGCGTCGCCGGCATGGGACGGCAGGAGGCCGTCACAACCGCCAACAGCGAGATCTTCTTCATGCGCCAGGCCAGCCGCCGGCTGGACGGCGACTACACGGTCTGGGGTCGGGTGGTGAAGGGCCTGGACGTGGTGCGCGCCATGGCGGTCGGCGAGCCGCCTGCCAATCCCGACCGGATGATCCGCGTCCGGGTCGCCGCCGACATCCCCGCCGCCGAACGCCCCAGGGTCGAGGTGCTGGACGAGCGCGGGGCGGCCTTCAAGGCCCTGGTCGGCAGGGTCCGCGCCGCCAGGGGCGCCGACTTCACCGTCTGCGATATCGAGATCCCCACCCGCTGA
- a CDS encoding PadR family transcriptional regulator, with protein sequence MAEAVQVQLKKGVLELCVLALLSRQDSYAYEIASRLAEGIDMGEGTIYPLMRRMQTDGLVDTYLVESSSGPPRKYYKLTEAGKQSFTAQKAEWAAFSRAVEAILGETK encoded by the coding sequence GTGGCGGAAGCCGTTCAAGTCCAGCTGAAGAAGGGGGTGCTCGAGCTCTGCGTGCTCGCGCTGCTCTCCCGACAGGACAGCTACGCCTATGAGATCGCGAGCCGTTTGGCCGAGGGGATCGATATGGGGGAAGGCACCATCTATCCGTTGATGCGAAGGATGCAGACCGACGGGCTGGTCGACACCTATCTGGTGGAGAGCTCTTCCGGTCCGCCACGCAAGTATTACAAGCTGACGGAGGCCGGGAAGCAGAGCTTCACGGCCCAGAAGGCGGAATGGGCGGCGTTTTCCCGCGCCGTCGAGGCCATCCTGGGAGAGACGAAATGA
- a CDS encoding DUF1700 domain-containing protein, with protein sequence MTRQAFIDRLRLGLSGMPPQAIADAIADYEAHFDEGLAAGRSEEEVATALGDPARLARELRAEVGLKKWEEQRNPSAAAGAIFAVLGLGAIDLLILLPILMAVAGTLFGLIIAVVAVFFAGGAVFAVGPFFQPPGGTAAALLGGIGLMALASSAGALLTLVVIGFVNALVWYGRLHYRLLKPAIEPQVQG encoded by the coding sequence ATGACCCGGCAGGCCTTCATCGACCGGTTGCGCCTGGGTCTCTCGGGAATGCCCCCGCAGGCCATCGCCGACGCCATCGCCGACTATGAGGCGCACTTCGACGAGGGGCTGGCCGCCGGCCGCTCCGAGGAGGAGGTGGCAACCGCCCTGGGCGATCCCGCCCGGCTGGCGCGCGAGCTGCGCGCCGAGGTCGGCCTCAAGAAGTGGGAGGAGCAGCGCAATCCCTCGGCGGCGGCCGGCGCGATCTTCGCCGTGCTTGGCCTGGGCGCCATCGACCTGCTGATCCTGCTGCCGATCCTGATGGCGGTGGCCGGAACCCTGTTTGGCCTGATCATCGCGGTGGTGGCGGTGTTCTTCGCCGGCGGCGCCGTGTTCGCGGTGGGCCCGTTCTTCCAGCCCCCGGGCGGGACAGCGGCGGCCCTGCTGGGCGGTATCGGTCTGATGGCCCTGGCGAGCTCCGCCGGCGCCTTGCTGACCCTGGTGGTCATCGGCTTCGTCAACGCCCTGGTCTGGTACGGGCGCCTCCACTACCGGCTGCTGAAGCCGGCCATCGAACCGCAAGTGCAGGGGTGA